GTTTTTCCAGTTTGGCTTTATCCAAAAGGTCTGTATTTCCTGACAGGATTGCCACATATTCCGAAAAGTTCATTCCTGATTTTTCATCCATACTTCCCTCGTCAATCGTTCTTTTGGTCAGGTTGTTGGTCTTTAACTGGTCTATGAAAAGCTGCTTATTGTACAACAGGTTAAACTTGTAGCTATCCAAAGATTTCTCAACGGCATAGATGATAACAGCCACTTTATTATCGGCAAAGAATTTGGCAATCTCATTGCCTTTTCTTACAGCCCTGCCATCACGTTGGGCAAGGTCAGACGGTCGCCACGGCGTATCTAAGTGATGAACGGCAACGGCTCTTTTCTGTGCGTTTACGCCAGTTCCAAGCATACTTGTAGAACCGAACAGCACACGGATTTTGCCCTCATTCATCCCGTTGATAAGTTCCCTACGTTGCTTGTCATTTTTCGCCTCCTGAATAAACCTTACTTCATTCGCAGGTATGCCGTGGTCTTCCACGAGCTTGCGTTTGATTTCAGAGTACACATTCCATTCGCCTGGCTTGTAGGTTCCCAAATCCGAGAAAACGAACTGCGTTCCTTTCTGTGCGTTGAACTGGTTATAATACTTGGCAATATTTGCCGCACAATGCGAAGCCTTGTTGTCGGGATGGTCGTCGTAGATACCGCTTACCATACGCATATCGAGCGACATCTTACGGGCGTAGTCCGTAGCAATGAGCATCTTTGCTTTTTCTTCCCTTTGCGATAATGGTTCTCTACCGAGCAAAGTTGCATTGCCCGTTTTGGCAAAAGCCATCAGGCTTTGTATAAAGGCTTCTTGGTCGGGCGTTGGTGGTATGTTGTACAATACCTCGTTCTTATTGGGGCGGTCAATACCAATATCCTTTGCCGTCCTGTAATCCGTGATTTCAGAATAGAACTGCGCCAGTTCCGGCACTTTGATAAAGTAGCGGAAACGCTCTTTAGCGACAATATTGTTAGCTACCGAAAATTCATAATCGGTCGTTTTCCTTGCATAGATAGCTGCCCACGCATCAAAAGAATGAATGCCTTGCTTTTCCAATGCACGGGGGCGCAGGTATTTGAACAGCAGGTACAGCTCCGTTAATGAATTGCTGATAGTTGTACCCGAAAGAAAGGTTGCGCCCATATCTGCATTGGTACGCTCCTGAATGGTGCGGATGGCAAAAAGCAGGTTCAGTGCCTTTTGGCTGCCGTCCACCTTACCCAGTCCGGCAACCCGTGTATGACGGGTGTTGAACATCAGGTTTTTGAACTGGTGGCTTTCGTCCACAAACAAATGGTCTATGCCCATCATCTTAAAGTCCACAATATCATCTTTGCGGTTTTCAATATCGTGTTGCAGCGTTTTCAGCTTTACTTCAAGATTTTCTTTCCGCTTGATTACTCCGGCGAGCATTCCCCTTGTAACTTCCTTGCCTTGCGATTTCAGCGCATCGAGATTACGTTCTACGCTGTCTAATTCTATTTCGAGAATTTCCTTTTGTATTTCGGGCGACTGCGGTATCATTCCGAACTGGTCGTGTGTGAGTATCACACAATCCCAATCATTATTTTTAATATCCCCGAAAATGCGCAGGCGTTTCTTTGGCGTAAAATCATCTATACCTGGATAAAGGATTTTAGCGTGTGGATAGGCTTTGCGGTAGTCTTCAGCAATGGCGGGTATATTCGCTTTCAGCCCGATAATCATCGGCTTGTGGGCTAATCCCAAACGCTTCATTTCCTGCGCTGCGGTACACATTATCAGCGTTTTTCCTGCGCCCACTTCGTGGTCGCAGATAGCACCGTTGTTCAGCTTTATCATCCAAACGGTGTCCTTTTGGCTTGAATACAGGTCTTCAATGCCTGCTCCCTTACGGTCTAATCCCGGAAATTCCTGATGGCTTCCGTCATAGTTCGGGCGAACGAAACAATTAAAAGTATCGTTGTACTGGTCGGTCAGGCGATTTTTAAATTCATCATTCTGTGCGTGTAGCCAGTCGGTAAAGGCGGTACGGATTTCATCAATCTTGGTGTTCGCCATTTGTATGGCTTCCATATCCCGTACTTTAATTTCTTGGTCGCCAACCATTACTTTTTTGGTAATATCAGGCGTGGTATTAACAAGGGCGTGTTTGAGCAGGGCAATACCGTCAAATGTGCGGCTTTCCGCTTTGACGGCATATTTTTCCCAAATGTGCATATTGCTCTGATGACACTTTACGGAAAAGTCGTCGGAGCTTTCGGAATAATGAACCAGTACATCCGCATCAAACAGGTGCGAGGCGAAACGGGCATAAATCCCGGTAGGTATCCACCGTTCGCCGAGGTTAAAATCCAGTTCCTCAAATTCAATCCGTTTTGGTCGGGCTTCCTCTAAAGCGGTAAGGCTTTCTTTGGCTTCGGTATCATCGGGATTGTTTTCAAGATAGGCTCTTACTTCATCGGCTTTCTCAACTACGTTGCCTGCAATCCACCGTTCGGCTATCTCGTATTCTTGTTGTAGCGGATTGTAGAACAACCGCCCGTGTAAGGCTTCTTTCAGGGTATCGGCAGGCAGGCTGCTGATTTCGGACATAAAGTCCAAATCCACGTTTCCGTACTTGTTTAGCGAGGCGGCTAAAGCCTCTTCGGGATTATCGGTTGCTAATGTGGTGGTAGAAAAGCTAACGGGACGACTGAAAATATCCGCTTTGTGGATTACGCCGCCAATGATACGCTCCAGATAAGGAATTTCTTTGCCTGCGCTGTCCGTCTTTATCAGCTTGGCATTGTCGGCAGCATTTAGATTGCCATATTTTTTGACAAAGCCATCGTACAGGAGGTTCAGGGCTTCCCGTTCTTCCTTGTGTTCGGTCTGCTTTTCAGCTTCTTTTTGGTACAGATTGATATAACTGTCCCTTACGGCTATGTAGGCTTCGGCTCTTGCTTTCTGTGAGGTCGGCAATTGCAATGGATGAAAGATTGCTTTTTTGTCTTCCTTTTCCACCTCTTGCAGATAACCTACCCAACCATTATCCACCACAAGACAATCGTTACGGTGGAATGATTGCAGTTCACCTCTATACGGGGCAGGTTCAGGAATAGCATTAATATTGATAGCGGTAATGGCTGTCTTATCAGACTGGCCATTACCGTTTATTTGTGAAAACAGGTCGCCGATAGCTTCCTGTTTTTTGCCGTTAACCTGATTGGTTCCATTAGCAGCACCATTGGATTTTAGCGGCGTATAAGGTTGCTGCCTTGCACTGCTGAACAGGTCGGGCTGACGACCTATTGTGCCTCTTCTTTTTTTATTGCTTTGCCTTTTGGTTTGGGTAGTTCTTTTAGGCGGAGCAAGAACCATTACAGGTTCGCCCACACTTTCAAACAGGTCAAAAATGCTTAGTTGCTTTAATTCCTGCGGGCTTTCCTGATGGACTACCGGAGTTGTTACAAATTGCGGCTTTTGCTGAATGATTACAGGGTCGATAACCGGAGGTGTAACCTTTGGTTCAATCGGAATTTGTATAACAGGCTCATCGTTGCGTTCGCCTCTGTATAAATTCAAATTCAAATGGTTCCCAAAATCTTCGGAAAGCATTTGTTTCAAATCTTTGGCAATGCCCTCAACGCCGTCTTTATGCGTATAAATTAAGGCGGGTTGCCCGTATGGGTCGGTATCTAATTTTTGGTCGGTATGGATAATTCTTGCACTATCCTGAAAGAGCGCATTGCCCGGCGTATTGTATTCGGTTGGCTTGCTTTGGCAAAACAGATCTTCCCTGTCGGTCAGATTTTCTTTTGCCGTATTTTTTTGCAGGATAATAAGGTCGCTGCCGACTTCCGTACCTGCATATTCGGTAAACAGGTTGTTAGGCAATCTTACAACCGAAACCAAATTATTATCCTGCATTAACGCCCTGCGTATGGGTTCGTTCTTAGGGCTGTTCAGAATGCCCTGTGAAGTAATGTAAACCAACAAACCGCCCTCACGGAGCATATCAGCACCTTTCAGAAAAAAGTAATTGTGTATGCTTCGGGCAGCCTGTACTTTGGCATCGTCCCTGCTTCGGGAAAAGGACAAATCAAATACGGAAGTATCGCCGAACGGGATGTTACTGGCGATTACATCATAGCTGTTTTGTTCCCTTTCGGGGATTTCCTCAAAACCGTTTATACGGATATTACTTTCGGGGTAAAGCTGCTTTAAAATCTTGCCTGTAAGCAAGTCCTTTTCATAAGCGGTAACACTGGCTTTCTGATTTTCCGAAAAGGATTGTATGAATGAACCTATACCTGCGGAGGGTTCGAGGAATTTATCAATGTGCAGACCATTATCCCGCAAGGCAGATGAAATGGCATCTATAACCTTTGGCGGTGTATAAAAAGCCGTCAGTACGGAACTTTTCATACTGTCCACATACCTGCGGTATTGCTTATCGTCTTGGGAATTTTCTTTGAGTAGTTGGTGGAGTTCCTGCGTGAGTGGAAAGAGGTCGTGTTCTGTTTTTCTCCAATGATTGATGTCTATTTCGCTTTCTACGGGGTTCAGAACGAATTTAAGACCGCCAAATCCGCTGTATCGCATCATTAGCAGTCTTTCGCCTACGGTGGCTTGCCGTTTCTCCTTTTCCAGTTTAAAAACAATTCGCAGGGCATCAATATTCTGTTGGAGATGGAACCGCTTACTGAAGCCCATTTTCCTCAATCCATATTGAGATGGTTCCGGTCAGTTCGGTATAGAGTACATCAAACTCATATCCGTAGGCGAAATCATCGGTTAATTCATATCCTGCGAAAACAGGCTCACAAACGGGAAACATTTTAAGGGCGAACGGTCGCAGTTCCTCGTCTGCCATTATGGTATCAAATTCATTGCATACCACTTTGAAAACCGTGTCGAACTTGGAGAAGTGCAAGCCCTCAAAAAGTATGTAGTTGGCTATTTCGTTGCATTGCTCAATGGCGTTTCCCGAACGGAAAGCACCCTCATAAGCATTGGCAGCCCACGAAGACCGTTGGTCAATAAATTTTTGGTCGTGTGCCTTTTCGGGAAAGCTGCTGTTTAATAATTCTTGCAGTCGTAATCTGAAATACGACAGGTCTTTTTGCTGTACATCCATACTTATTTTGTTTAGAATTTTACTTAAATCCTAAAATTATAAGCAGGAGCAAATGCCTCTGATAATGTTGTAGGGTTTGGCTTTGAAAGGCAGGATTTGGCGTAATATGGCAACAAAAAACCTCCGATAATTCAGAGGTTCATTTTTTATGGCTTGTTCAAGATATGAAGCATCCTGCCGACTTCTATATCCATTCTCGAAAAGGCAAACCATTTTTTGCCCAGGTCTTTGAGCGATGCCCCAATGTGGTAGAGTTCTGTATAATCAATAATCAAAAAACGGTCGTGGGCATCGGAAAACAATTCAATGTCTATTGGAGGATATTGGCTATTGTAGCGTTGCAAATCTAACCGTAGCTGATTGCTGATACTTTTGGTAAGGATTGTAGCGGTTACATTAACCTTACGCTTACCCAACAAAGTAAGCACCGTATCATCCACATAATTATCAAGCAGGATAATAGAGATTTTGGCACTTCGGATAATATCGGAAACAAAGGCATAGGCATCAAAAACCTGCCCGTTGTAAAAGATACCTTTTTCGCTGTGGAGCTTGTCGCTTTCCAAAGCCTTAAAAATCTCTTCAAATTTTTGGTCGGCTTCTAATTGTTTCAGCTCTATATTATCCAAACGATGAAACAAAGAAGCGTTGCTGATAAGCATACGCCTCATTTCTACAAAGGCTTCCATTATTTCCACACTCATTTTAACGGCTATATCAGACCGGAGAATGGCAGATGCCATTGCAACGCCCTGTTCGGTAAAAACATAGGGCAAATAACGCCTGCCACCGTAATTTAAACTTGAGGTTCCAATTTGGAACCTCAAGTTTTCAACTTCCTCTTCGGTCAGTTGAAAGCAGAATGATACAGGAAAACGCTCAATATTCCGTTTAACGGCTTTGTTCAGGTTCTTTGTTTCTACCTGATATAAGGCAGCGAGGTCGCTATCCAACATTACCTGTTTGCCCCGGATAGTATAAATCAGGTTCCTGATTTCTTTGGGTACGATTGACGGTTTATTTTCCATTGCGTTTACTGCTTTTGTTTTTCTCAAACTCAAAGGAACTTTCAGCGTTTTCTTTCAGAATGATGTAAGCATCGAATTTCTTTCCCGCTTTGCTTGTCATTCCTTTAATAAGAGAGGTTTTGCCTTTATTGACAAGGCTGGTTACATTTTCGATACTGATTTGTA
The DNA window shown above is from Sphingobacterium thalpophilum and carries:
- a CDS encoding N-6 DNA methylase; this encodes MGFSKRFHLQQNIDALRIVFKLEKEKRQATVGERLLMMRYSGFGGLKFVLNPVESEIDINHWRKTEHDLFPLTQELHQLLKENSQDDKQYRRYVDSMKSSVLTAFYTPPKVIDAISSALRDNGLHIDKFLEPSAGIGSFIQSFSENQKASVTAYEKDLLTGKILKQLYPESNIRINGFEEIPEREQNSYDVIASNIPFGDTSVFDLSFSRSRDDAKVQAARSIHNYFFLKGADMLREGGLLVYITSQGILNSPKNEPIRRALMQDNNLVSVVRLPNNLFTEYAGTEVGSDLIILQKNTAKENLTDREDLFCQSKPTEYNTPGNALFQDSARIIHTDQKLDTDPYGQPALIYTHKDGVEGIAKDLKQMLSEDFGNHLNLNLYRGERNDEPVIQIPIEPKVTPPVIDPVIIQQKPQFVTTPVVHQESPQELKQLSIFDLFESVGEPVMVLAPPKRTTQTKRQSNKKRRGTIGRQPDLFSSARQQPYTPLKSNGAANGTNQVNGKKQEAIGDLFSQINGNGQSDKTAITAININAIPEPAPYRGELQSFHRNDCLVVDNGWVGYLQEVEKEDKKAIFHPLQLPTSQKARAEAYIAVRDSYINLYQKEAEKQTEHKEEREALNLLYDGFVKKYGNLNAADNAKLIKTDSAGKEIPYLERIIGGVIHKADIFSRPVSFSTTTLATDNPEEALAASLNKYGNVDLDFMSEISSLPADTLKEALHGRLFYNPLQQEYEIAERWIAGNVVEKADEVRAYLENNPDDTEAKESLTALEEARPKRIEFEELDFNLGERWIPTGIYARFASHLFDADVLVHYSESSDDFSVKCHQSNMHIWEKYAVKAESRTFDGIALLKHALVNTTPDITKKVMVGDQEIKVRDMEAIQMANTKIDEIRTAFTDWLHAQNDEFKNRLTDQYNDTFNCFVRPNYDGSHQEFPGLDRKGAGIEDLYSSQKDTVWMIKLNNGAICDHEVGAGKTLIMCTAAQEMKRLGLAHKPMIIGLKANIPAIAEDYRKAYPHAKILYPGIDDFTPKKRLRIFGDIKNNDWDCVILTHDQFGMIPQSPEIQKEILEIELDSVERNLDALKSQGKEVTRGMLAGVIKRKENLEVKLKTLQHDIENRKDDIVDFKMMGIDHLFVDESHQFKNLMFNTRHTRVAGLGKVDGSQKALNLLFAIRTIQERTNADMGATFLSGTTISNSLTELYLLFKYLRPRALEKQGIHSFDAWAAIYARKTTDYEFSVANNIVAKERFRYFIKVPELAQFYSEITDYRTAKDIGIDRPNKNEVLYNIPPTPDQEAFIQSLMAFAKTGNATLLGREPLSQREEKAKMLIATDYARKMSLDMRMVSGIYDDHPDNKASHCAANIAKYYNQFNAQKGTQFVFSDLGTYKPGEWNVYSEIKRKLVEDHGIPANEVRFIQEAKNDKQRRELINGMNEGKIRVLFGSTSMLGTGVNAQKRAVAVHHLDTPWRPSDLAQRDGRAVRKGNEIAKFFADNKVAVIIYAVEKSLDSYKFNLLYNKQLFIDQLKTNNLTKRTIDEGSMDEKSGMNFSEYVAILSGNTDLLDKAKLEKQIAGLESEKQAFNRSKSSAKFKVQDYTEMLQSTQSRLNRMSTDWENLQQRLQKRSDGTIENPVLLDGLPPNANPKQIGAKLNEIADKALTGGQYDEIGTLYGFTLLVKTEMTQKDSSSLVEKYNRFFIQGDGNIKYTYNNGIMAKDPETATMNFLRALEKLPGFVKQEQEKIAEIQKDLPILQEVVNGTWSKESRLSELKTELAAVERKIQLSITPETKQDAPEQAEKQKETPTVQESIIRTKGVHLPRGVL
- a CDS encoding DUF1896 domain-containing protein; amino-acid sequence: MDVQQKDLSYFRLRLQELLNSSFPEKAHDQKFIDQRSSWAANAYEGAFRSGNAIEQCNEIANYILFEGLHFSKFDTVFKVVCNEFDTIMADEELRPFALKMFPVCEPVFAGYELTDDFAYGYEFDVLYTELTGTISIWIEENGLQ
- a CDS encoding ORF6N domain-containing protein, producing MENKPSIVPKEIRNLIYTIRGKQVMLDSDLAALYQVETKNLNKAVKRNIERFPVSFCFQLTEEEVENLRFQIGTSSLNYGGRRYLPYVFTEQGVAMASAILRSDIAVKMSVEIMEAFVEMRRMLISNASLFHRLDNIELKQLEADQKFEEIFKALESDKLHSEKGIFYNGQVFDAYAFVSDIIRSAKISIILLDNYVDDTVLTLLGKRKVNVTATILTKSISNQLRLDLQRYNSQYPPIDIELFSDAHDRFLIIDYTELYHIGASLKDLGKKWFAFSRMDIEVGRMLHILNKP